From Deinococcus wulumuqiensis R12, one genomic window encodes:
- the brxC gene encoding BREX system P-loop protein BrxC yields the protein MNINDLFVRDINRPVPPVIMAGQQDERNVLRELDEYVVTRELDREFRRVFEHYASSLEQPTERIGIWISGFFGSGKSHFLKILSYLFSNREVAGPGGQKKAITFFDDKIPDAMLRATLDRAGRAAPQTDVILFNIDAKADSGSKTNKEAVARVMLKAFDDHLGYLGSSPELAAFERLLDKRGKYGAFKAAFEQEAGQPWEALRDAWEFEQMAMMTALHTAVGLEGTEAERLLDSIRNKADVSAEEFAREVRDYLERKGPGHRILFLVDEVGQYVGDNSSLMLNLQSVTEELGSQAPGRAWILVTSQEDIDSVLSGKGRSNDFSKIQGRFSTQVKLSSANTDEVIRLRLLQKTADGERALRALYDRVQAHLSNQLAFQEGPHLPGYRDADDFVATYPFIPYQFLLLQKVFEAIRTTGYSGKSLSEGERSMLNAFQEAARVASSQELGTLVPFHAFYNSVEGFLDSNVRRVIDQARDNAELRPGDIDLLKTLFMLKHVREIQTSLENLVTLSLSHVDDNKMTLKGELEAALNRLEKQTLIQQTAQGWIFLTNEEQDVGKEIKNVEVSEGELNSELQKRVWNSIFIPTSFKYDQYRNYSFTKRLDDRAFGTASGDIGLHVVTPYSEKFAELSEDHIAALRSNERTGETVEALLVLPDEQSLFDELTEMVRTDKYVARKSGQTNTPSMSRILNERQQENAQRKARIETKLEQALADARVYALGSRQQPGGAKAAEVMQSTLRLLVENGFPKRAYITRPHLTEGDVARAFTTLDESQNLDGQDPNHLALTDMERWLQEQQMRSVRVTVSDLLARFTKLPYGWMPAEALGILATLVAKGQAELQVAQRPVDPGEHGLANKLLKKAGQDQTVVKISDAIDLGALNAARQLAKEYLPELPQGHLAEAPKLASAYRAQFADDLRELEMLTSKAEQGYPFGPQLQAQLGLLQGLAGLQGTAAVLSAVKTRRDDLEDYLDVREKVRNFYKGQQVKIFDELRSGLRDLDADLPRVSDPELRSRIEKARQLLASPDPTREIAGMAGQLRPVAAHIEDLLTQTRARVRQYLDSEVSRLQAIANELGAEETRKLTQPILDVRRRLDSVKTIDAAESAQLAVQEAAHKVEQAIIEAINREPDPVVKPIRTLKARELTGKDYLETPEDINEFLETLRNQLTEAVQNGERVRLQ from the coding sequence GTGAACATCAACGACCTCTTTGTCCGTGACATCAACCGCCCCGTGCCGCCCGTCATCATGGCGGGGCAGCAGGATGAAAGAAATGTCCTGCGCGAACTCGACGAGTACGTGGTCACGCGGGAACTCGACCGGGAATTCCGCCGGGTCTTCGAGCACTACGCCTCCTCGCTGGAGCAGCCCACAGAGCGCATCGGCATCTGGATCAGCGGCTTTTTCGGTTCCGGGAAGTCGCACTTCCTGAAAATCCTGTCTTACCTGTTTTCCAACCGGGAAGTTGCGGGGCCAGGGGGCCAGAAGAAAGCCATCACGTTCTTCGACGACAAGATTCCGGACGCCATGCTGCGGGCCACGCTGGACAGGGCGGGCCGCGCCGCGCCGCAGACGGACGTGATTCTGTTCAACATCGACGCCAAGGCGGATTCCGGCAGCAAGACCAACAAGGAAGCCGTCGCGCGGGTGATGCTCAAGGCGTTCGACGACCACTTGGGCTACCTCGGCAGCAGTCCCGAACTCGCGGCCTTCGAGCGGCTGCTCGACAAGCGCGGCAAGTACGGGGCGTTCAAGGCGGCCTTCGAGCAGGAAGCCGGACAGCCCTGGGAAGCGCTGCGCGACGCCTGGGAATTCGAGCAGATGGCGATGATGACGGCGCTGCACACGGCGGTGGGCCTGGAAGGCACCGAGGCCGAGCGGCTGCTCGACAGCATTCGCAACAAGGCGGACGTGAGTGCCGAGGAGTTCGCCCGCGAGGTGCGGGACTACCTGGAGCGCAAAGGCCCCGGCCACCGCATCCTTTTCCTGGTGGACGAGGTGGGGCAATACGTCGGGGACAACAGCAGCCTGATGCTGAATTTGCAGTCCGTGACTGAGGAACTGGGGTCGCAGGCTCCGGGCCGCGCCTGGATTCTGGTCACGTCACAGGAAGACATCGACAGCGTGCTGAGCGGCAAGGGCCGCAGCAACGACTTTTCCAAGATTCAGGGCCGCTTTTCCACACAGGTCAAGCTTTCCTCGGCCAACACCGACGAAGTGATTCGCCTGCGCCTCTTGCAGAAGACGGCAGACGGCGAGCGGGCACTCAGGGCGCTGTACGACCGCGTGCAGGCTCACCTGAGTAACCAGCTTGCTTTTCAGGAGGGCCCTCACCTGCCCGGTTACCGTGACGCGGACGATTTCGTCGCCACCTACCCGTTCATTCCGTATCAGTTCCTGCTGCTGCAAAAGGTCTTCGAGGCCATCCGCACCACCGGGTACTCGGGCAAATCGCTGTCCGAAGGCGAGCGCAGCATGCTCAACGCCTTCCAGGAAGCGGCGCGGGTCGCCAGCAGTCAGGAACTCGGCACGCTGGTGCCCTTCCACGCCTTTTACAACTCGGTCGAGGGTTTCCTGGATTCCAACGTGCGGCGCGTCATCGACCAGGCCCGTGACAACGCGGAACTCCGGCCCGGCGACATCGACCTGCTCAAGACGCTGTTCATGCTCAAGCACGTCAGGGAAATCCAGACCAGCCTGGAGAACCTTGTCACCCTGTCGCTGAGCCATGTGGACGACAACAAGATGACCCTCAAGGGCGAACTGGAAGCGGCGCTGAATCGGCTGGAAAAACAGACCCTGATTCAGCAGACCGCGCAGGGCTGGATTTTCCTGACCAACGAGGAGCAGGACGTCGGCAAGGAAATCAAGAATGTCGAGGTCAGCGAAGGCGAACTCAACAGCGAGTTGCAAAAGCGCGTCTGGAACTCCATTTTCATTCCGACGAGCTTCAAGTACGACCAGTACCGCAACTACTCCTTCACCAAACGCCTGGACGACCGCGCTTTCGGGACGGCGTCGGGGGACATCGGGCTGCACGTCGTCACGCCGTACTCCGAGAAGTTTGCCGAACTGTCTGAAGACCACATCGCCGCGCTGCGCTCCAACGAGCGAACGGGGGAGACGGTCGAAGCCCTGCTGGTGCTGCCCGACGAGCAGAGCCTCTTCGACGAACTGACGGAAATGGTCAGAACCGACAAGTATGTGGCCCGCAAATCCGGTCAGACCAACACGCCGTCCATGAGCCGCATTCTGAACGAGCGCCAGCAGGAGAACGCCCAGCGCAAGGCCCGCATCGAAACCAAGCTGGAGCAGGCCCTCGCGGACGCCCGCGTGTACGCCCTGGGGTCACGTCAGCAACCGGGCGGCGCAAAAGCAGCCGAAGTCATGCAAAGCACCCTGCGCCTGCTGGTCGAAAACGGCTTTCCCAAGCGGGCTTACATCACCAGGCCGCACCTGACCGAGGGCGACGTGGCCCGCGCCTTCACCACCCTGGACGAGAGCCAGAATCTCGACGGCCAAGACCCCAACCACCTGGCCCTGACCGACATGGAACGCTGGTTGCAAGAACAGCAGATGCGCTCGGTGCGCGTGACGGTGAGTGACCTGCTGGCCCGCTTCACCAAGTTGCCGTATGGCTGGATGCCCGCCGAAGCCCTGGGCATCCTCGCCACGCTGGTCGCCAAGGGACAGGCCGAACTGCAAGTCGCGCAGCGCCCCGTCGACCCCGGCGAACACGGGCTGGCGAACAAGCTGCTCAAGAAAGCGGGGCAAGACCAGACGGTGGTCAAAATCAGTGACGCCATCGACCTCGGCGCACTCAATGCCGCCCGCCAACTCGCCAAGGAGTACCTGCCCGAGTTGCCCCAGGGCCACCTCGCGGAAGCGCCCAAGCTCGCCAGCGCCTACCGCGCCCAGTTTGCCGACGACCTGCGCGAACTCGAAATGCTGACCAGCAAGGCCGAGCAGGGCTACCCCTTCGGGCCGCAGCTTCAGGCGCAGCTGGGCCTGCTGCAAGGGCTGGCGGGGCTGCAAGGCACAGCGGCGGTGCTGAGCGCCGTCAAGACCCGGCGCGACGACCTGGAAGACTACCTGGACGTGCGCGAAAAGGTTCGCAACTTCTACAAGGGCCAGCAGGTCAAGATTTTCGACGAACTGCGCTCTGGCCTGCGCGACCTGGACGCCGACCTGCCGCGAGTCAGTGACCCCGAACTCAGGAGCCGCATCGAAAAAGCGCGGCAGCTGCTGGCCTCCCCCGACCCGACCAGGGAAATCGCGGGCATGGCCGGACAGCTGAGGCCAGTCGCCGCCCACATCGAAGACCTGCTGACCCAGACCAGAGCCAGGGTGCGGCAGTACCTCGACAGCGAAGTCAGCCGCCTGCAAGCCATCGCCAACGAACTGGGGGCCGAAGAAACCCGCAAGCTGACCCAGCCCATTCTGGACGTGCGTCGCCGTCTGGACAGCGTAAAAACGATTGACGCCGCCGAATCCGCGCAACTCGCCGTACAGGAAGCCGCCCACAAGGTCGAGCAGGCCATCATCGAAGCCATCAACAGGGAGCCTGACCCAGTGGTGAAACCCATCAGGACACTGAAAGCGAGGGAACTGACGGGCAAGGACTACCTCGAAACCCCCGAGGACATCAACGAGTTCCTAGAAACCCTGCGCAACCAACTGACCGAGGCCGTGCAGAACGGCGAACGAGTGAGGCTCCAATGA
- a CDS encoding SWIM zinc finger family protein has translation MGAETSAVLTEAAARRWVDAREWQKGQPYLRRLSDFRQRPAARGQAGTEYLAAAQGQERYRVRVTVAGGQVVDASCSCPVGSGACKHVAALLARLTQGTAPFVQQASLGSVLDALDRPTLERLVQLMLARAPELESLVYTQASLPGTDDLTPLIQAAFADLDHDDLEEELLYREEDLGSDRLDLLLDELGRRLEEGEGLEGPGAEATARSYLAVLEGVQDFYDRHDIDFGLDSLAQEAVAGLYALFTQGELEGDVRQEALEALMLELTEGRAAFDDEFHGWVLVLRPGEQAEVRRLLEGLSRGSGPRRATALGALLDLRGGPRTDADEEALLRAGHDQNRLALFLVGRGRVAEAVEILQGRRGRLPLDELRGPFEQAGALAELERLALSRTGWEGDEARLWLHGVYLGTGRREQAHALAWQEVTGSARDEWLACLRRSSADWPADRGELIVRLGKRRGMWRRLLELLLVEGVNDSGLADQAFALVSDVGTDLTPELALRVAALPSLSPDRAALLRVQAAQRWAAQRHRRAYAEAAASLRPLLERLGERETRRLVAAAFPELNRLPALRDELQQAGLL, from the coding sequence GTGGGGGCTGAGACTTCGGCGGTCCTGACCGAAGCCGCCGCCCGCCGCTGGGTGGACGCCCGCGAATGGCAAAAAGGTCAGCCGTACCTGCGCCGTCTGAGCGACTTTCGGCAGCGCCCGGCGGCCCGGGGGCAGGCAGGCACCGAGTACCTCGCCGCTGCCCAGGGCCAGGAACGCTACCGGGTCAGGGTCACGGTGGCAGGCGGACAGGTGGTGGACGCCAGTTGCAGCTGTCCGGTGGGCAGCGGGGCGTGCAAGCATGTGGCGGCGCTGCTGGCGCGGCTCACGCAGGGCACGGCGCCTTTCGTGCAGCAAGCGTCCCTGGGCAGCGTGCTGGACGCCCTTGACCGGCCCACGCTGGAACGGCTGGTGCAGCTCATGCTGGCGCGGGCGCCGGAACTGGAAAGCCTGGTCTACACCCAGGCGAGTCTGCCCGGCACCGACGACCTGACCCCGCTCATTCAGGCCGCTTTTGCCGACCTGGACCACGATGACCTGGAAGAGGAACTGCTGTACCGGGAAGAAGACCTTGGCAGCGACCGCCTCGACCTGCTGCTGGACGAACTCGGGCGCCGTCTGGAAGAAGGAGAGGGGCTGGAGGGGCCTGGGGCGGAGGCGACCGCCCGCAGTTATCTCGCCGTGCTGGAGGGTGTGCAGGACTTTTATGACCGCCACGACATCGACTTCGGCCTGGACTCGCTGGCGCAGGAGGCCGTCGCCGGACTGTACGCCCTGTTCACCCAGGGGGAATTGGAAGGCGACGTGCGGCAGGAGGCCCTGGAAGCCCTGATGCTCGAACTGACCGAGGGCCGCGCAGCCTTCGACGACGAGTTTCACGGCTGGGTTCTGGTGCTGCGCCCCGGCGAGCAGGCGGAGGTGCGTCGTCTCCTCGAAGGGCTGTCGCGTGGCAGCGGTCCCCGGCGGGCCACGGCACTCGGGGCGCTGCTCGACCTGCGCGGCGGCCCCCGCACCGACGCCGACGAGGAAGCGCTGCTGCGGGCCGGACACGACCAGAACCGGCTGGCCCTGTTTCTGGTGGGGCGCGGGCGGGTGGCCGAAGCCGTCGAGATTTTGCAGGGGAGGCGTGGACGCCTGCCGCTGGACGAGCTGCGAGGCCCGTTCGAGCAGGCGGGCGCCCTGGCCGAACTCGAGCGCCTCGCCCTGTCGCGAACCGGCTGGGAAGGCGACGAAGCGCGGCTGTGGCTGCACGGCGTCTACCTCGGCACCGGGCGGCGTGAGCAGGCGCACGCGCTGGCCTGGCAGGAAGTGACCGGCAGTGCCCGCGACGAGTGGCTGGCGTGCCTCAGACGGAGCAGCGCGGACTGGCCCGCCGACCGGGGGGAGCTGATCGTCCGTCTGGGAAAACGGCGCGGCATGTGGCGGCGCCTGCTCGAACTGCTGCTGGTCGAGGGGGTGAACGACTCGGGGCTGGCCGATCAGGCGTTCGCCCTGGTCAGCGACGTAGGCACCGACCTGACGCCCGAACTCGCGCTGCGGGTGGCGGCCTTGCCCAGCCTGAGTCCCGACCGCGCCGCCCTGCTGAGAGTTCAGGCCGCACAGCGCTGGGCCGCTCAGCGCCACCGCCGCGCCTACGCCGAGGCCGCCGCCTCGCTGCGTCCCCTCCTGGAGCGCCTGGGCGAGCGTGAAACCCGGCGACTGGTCGCTGCGGCTTTCCCCGAACTCAACCGCCTGCCTGCCCTGAGGGACGAACTGCAACAGGCGGGGCTGCTTTGA
- a CDS encoding ASCH domain-containing protein, producing the protein MSRVYFSDDKVMALAKAVGRAENEMLFLSAADFWKRFGVTDTAQATKAQLVERLGAIGVEAAFEAMLSRVPDLEVPAVSRDSGDEAEGAGDFSQEVMEAVVNSVAEAEDEMLFLDAADFWAHFGLSNPMRALEAEARRKLAERGVDLSFEVVLTFAEAELPLLGDFAAPAQPAPLDLNGETVRSLSIRQPWAELILRGEKNLEYRSRRMKEMGPLLVHASRTLDPDLFEGRDLDPETLTFGALVGLVDVVGCTEVEGQDGLYAYQLAHPRRFKTPVPYSGAAGIFRVPVAEVRAALAGGIELAPRRSDTLEQ; encoded by the coding sequence ATGAGCAGGGTTTATTTCTCGGATGACAAGGTGATGGCCCTGGCGAAAGCGGTGGGCCGCGCCGAGAATGAGATGCTGTTTCTGAGTGCGGCGGACTTTTGGAAGCGTTTTGGCGTCACCGATACGGCACAGGCGACCAAGGCGCAACTGGTGGAGCGGCTGGGGGCCATCGGGGTAGAGGCGGCGTTTGAGGCGATGCTGAGCCGGGTGCCTGACCTCGAAGTGCCTGCGGTGTCTAGAGACAGTGGAGACGAAGCGGAGGGCGCGGGGGATTTCAGCCAGGAGGTGATGGAAGCCGTCGTCAACTCGGTGGCCGAGGCCGAAGACGAGATGCTTTTCCTGGACGCCGCAGACTTCTGGGCGCATTTCGGCCTTTCCAATCCCATGCGGGCGCTGGAGGCCGAGGCGCGGCGCAAACTGGCCGAGCGGGGCGTTGACTTGAGTTTCGAAGTGGTGCTGACCTTCGCGGAGGCGGAGCTGCCCCTGCTGGGAGATTTCGCTGCCCCAGCCCAGCCCGCGCCGCTCGACCTGAATGGGGAAACCGTGCGCTCACTCAGCATCCGCCAGCCCTGGGCCGAACTGATTCTGCGCGGCGAAAAGAATCTGGAATACCGCTCCCGCCGCATGAAGGAGATGGGGCCGCTGCTCGTTCACGCTTCGCGCACCCTCGACCCAGACCTGTTTGAAGGCCGCGACCTCGACCCCGAAACGCTGACCTTTGGCGCTCTGGTCGGCCTTGTGGATGTGGTGGGCTGCACCGAGGTGGAAGGGCAAGACGGCTTGTACGCTTACCAACTTGCCCACCCGCGCCGCTTCAAGACGCCCGTTCCCTATTCGGGGGCGGCGGGCATCTTCCGCGTGCCCGTCGCTGAGGTGCGTGCGGCCCTGGCGGGTGGCATCGAACTCGCTCCCCGGCGCTCTGACACGCTGGAGCAGTAA
- a CDS encoding DUF1788 domain-containing protein, with protein sequence MSLESRLSALPDVLSHPKLLTGRGYGNEVNFHIFDYPPEREPDVAVALPKVVASVEAQGVRVVVLDLYQILLGMLEKRGYLEKTLELEAKRGAEALRSALRPLLAPDKVAEAVVAAAQEGGAGLLLLTGVGAAYPLLRSHSLLNNLQERLDNTPLVMFFPGQYNGQELRLFGLLKDDNYYRAFRLLPETGAAL encoded by the coding sequence ATGAGTCTGGAATCCCGCCTGTCGGCCCTGCCTGATGTCCTGAGTCATCCCAAGCTGCTCACCGGACGCGGCTACGGAAACGAAGTCAATTTCCACATCTTCGATTACCCGCCTGAACGCGAGCCGGACGTGGCCGTGGCGCTGCCGAAGGTGGTCGCCAGCGTGGAAGCGCAGGGGGTCAGGGTGGTCGTGCTTGACCTCTACCAGATTCTGCTGGGCATGCTGGAAAAACGCGGCTACCTGGAAAAGACCCTGGAACTCGAAGCCAAACGGGGCGCAGAAGCCCTGCGCAGTGCCTTGAGGCCGCTGCTCGCCCCGGACAAGGTGGCAGAGGCGGTCGTCGCGGCGGCTCAGGAGGGGGGGGCCGGGTTGCTGCTGCTGACCGGGGTCGGCGCGGCGTACCCGCTGCTGAGATCCCACAGCCTGCTCAACAATCTGCAGGAACGCCTCGACAATACCCCGCTGGTGATGTTTTTTCCCGGTCAGTACAACGGGCAGGAACTGCGTCTGTTCGGTCTGCTCAAGGATGACAACTACTACCGCGCTTTTCGCCTTCTGCCTGAAACTGGAGCCGCCCTGTGA
- a CDS encoding BrxA family protein, with the protein MSHYTALTNVQFLLTETTLTAQEREAGQSWEQLRQAAREARLYGPGKANSQLTIFSAVKRRLSAARPEHVTLLATGSLEQRQLVNLALVTTQKRLLLEFIGEVLVAKWNRLEREVTDADARNFLGHKAEQVPEVNAWTPETVQKTRGNLTRFLQDAGLLRERTRGTYDILPQYLTPATAAAVGEIHPYLLPLLENLK; encoded by the coding sequence ATGTCCCATTATACCGCCCTGACCAATGTGCAATTTCTCCTGACTGAAACGACTCTAACCGCTCAGGAAAGGGAGGCCGGGCAAAGCTGGGAACAGCTGCGTCAGGCGGCGCGTGAAGCCCGGTTGTACGGGCCAGGAAAGGCCAACAGCCAGCTGACCATCTTCTCTGCGGTCAAGCGCCGCCTGAGTGCCGCACGTCCCGAACACGTCACCCTGCTGGCGACGGGGAGCCTCGAACAGCGTCAACTGGTCAACCTAGCTCTAGTCACCACACAAAAACGCCTGTTGCTGGAGTTCATCGGTGAAGTGCTGGTCGCCAAGTGGAACCGACTGGAGCGCGAAGTCACGGACGCAGACGCCCGGAATTTTCTGGGTCACAAGGCCGAGCAGGTACCCGAGGTGAACGCCTGGACGCCGGAGACCGTACAAAAGACCCGGGGCAACCTGACCCGCTTTCTGCAGGACGCCGGACTGCTGCGTGAGCGCACACGCGGCACCTACGACATCCTGCCCCAGTACCTCACGCCTGCCACGGCGGCGGCGGTGGGGGAGATTCATCCTTACCTGCTGCCCCTCCTGGAGAACCTGAAATGA
- the pglX gene encoding BREX-1 system adenine-specific DNA-methyltransferase PglX codes for MNRTAVKNFAQWARRHLHEQARARLALFGITEKGMDAPRRVEGGLISGNQTLSLSPTDLGQYDALVGHYHDLPGTPKDKFNHLTDEIAYTWFNRLAALRFMEVQGYAERALSSDQPGVTDPNLLRDAMTLAAGGELPGVTPDVLDDWQRLYQPGELYRRLLSAYAAALAPTLPFLFEGKAWLNLFLPDTLLNQDSIVRRMVADIPEADWQDIEIVGWLYQFYISERKDEVFAQKGKYTPRDIPAATQLFTPHWIVRYMVENSLGRVWLEAHPESGLKAHMPYYLESENPAPQDSATQPNPDLKPEDLTVMDPACGSGHILVYAFDLLAHIYREQGYSEREIPALILTHNLHGLDIDERAAQLASFAVVMKARELNSRLFRRDMPTLNILQVRPTRGLKLPNAGSRDMLGQYSTLSGGLTDADAFNPNDWQPLVSAFEDADHLGSLITPPAFSAERLRAQLHWLEGRGGLDAAALDDLRHLLKQAELLAKKYDAVVANPPYMANNKFEPPLKSFVEKKYPEVKSDLFSVFIARDLELTKESGQLGFMTPFVWMFISSYEGLRKMIIRKHTISSLVQLEYSGFDGATVPICTFTLKKAHDNEYPAQFIRLSDFRGAENQGPKVLEAVQNPEVNYRYTRRSQSEFENIPEAILAYWASEKIFEAFRNLPPLSSVGKFTKGSDTGDGDRFIRFWHEVGMYKTSIKSNSAGAKWYPLNKGGSYRKWFGNNESIINWGKDGQEIRKFEKSNIRSYVHYFEECLTWTKISSSFLGVRFSPAGFIANDAGPSVFGSYSKPLILSLLCSKLASEFTSLISATMNYTSGVLEKIPYSSSVDRDAVITISERAISLSKTDWDNFETSWDFQTHPLLRHSTPSLPEAFARWEAQSEAAFRELQRLEEENNRYWIEAYGLGDELTPEVPDDQITIRRADLGRDVRSLLSYAVGCMMGRYSLDEPGLIHAGQPFDAGRHTTFAADRDGILPVTTDAYFDDDVTARFREFLRVAFGPETLDANMDWVAASLGGQKAGETAEERIRRYFAAEFMSDHIQTYKKRPIYWLFTSGKKRGFGALVYLHRYDADTLARLRTDYLLPLQGRLEARRGRLVADRDAAGSTAARRQAEKALAALDEQVAEVHKYDTTLQHAANLRPVLDLDDGVAYNYWLMSAAGLSYLTGRAGGAGVTGLQDLVYAGTDLKLADLEKKSQWKRDLLAQEGGV; via the coding sequence ATGAACAGAACCGCCGTCAAGAACTTCGCCCAGTGGGCACGCCGCCACCTGCACGAACAAGCCCGCGCCCGCCTCGCGCTGTTCGGCATCACCGAGAAGGGCATGGACGCCCCCAGGCGCGTGGAAGGCGGCCTGATTTCGGGCAACCAGACCCTCAGCCTGTCCCCCACCGACCTGGGCCAGTACGACGCGCTGGTGGGGCATTACCACGACCTCCCCGGCACGCCCAAAGACAAGTTCAACCATCTGACCGACGAAATCGCCTACACCTGGTTCAACCGCCTCGCCGCGCTGCGTTTCATGGAGGTGCAGGGCTACGCCGAACGCGCCCTGAGCAGCGACCAGCCCGGCGTCACCGACCCCAACCTGCTGCGCGACGCCATGACCCTGGCCGCTGGCGGCGAACTCCCTGGCGTCACCCCTGACGTGCTGGACGACTGGCAGCGCCTCTACCAACCCGGCGAACTCTACCGCCGCCTGCTGAGCGCCTACGCTGCCGCTTTGGCCCCCACGCTGCCCTTCCTGTTTGAGGGCAAGGCGTGGCTGAACCTCTTCTTGCCCGACACCCTGCTGAATCAGGACTCCATCGTGCGGCGCATGGTCGCGGACATCCCCGAAGCCGACTGGCAGGACATCGAAATCGTGGGCTGGCTGTACCAGTTCTACATCTCCGAGCGCAAGGACGAAGTGTTCGCGCAGAAGGGCAAGTACACCCCCCGCGACATTCCCGCCGCCACCCAACTGTTTACCCCGCACTGGATCGTGCGCTACATGGTCGAAAACAGCCTGGGCCGCGTGTGGCTCGAAGCCCACCCCGAAAGCGGCCTGAAGGCGCACATGCCTTACTACCTGGAGAGCGAGAACCCCGCGCCCCAGGACTCGGCAACACAGCCGAACCCCGACCTGAAGCCCGAAGACCTGACCGTCATGGACCCCGCGTGCGGCAGCGGTCACATCCTGGTGTACGCCTTTGACCTGCTGGCGCACATCTACCGCGAGCAGGGCTACAGCGAACGCGAGATTCCCGCGCTGATTCTGACCCACAACCTGCACGGGCTGGACATAGACGAACGCGCCGCGCAACTCGCCAGTTTTGCCGTCGTCATGAAGGCCCGCGAACTGAACTCCCGCCTGTTCCGGCGTGACATGCCCACCCTGAACATCCTGCAAGTGAGGCCTACGCGGGGGCTGAAGCTGCCGAACGCGGGCAGCCGGGACATGCTGGGCCAGTACAGCACCCTCAGCGGTGGCCTGACCGATGCGGACGCCTTCAATCCGAACGACTGGCAACCGCTGGTCAGTGCCTTCGAGGATGCCGACCACCTGGGCAGCCTGATTACGCCCCCCGCCTTCAGCGCCGAGCGGCTGCGGGCGCAACTGCACTGGCTGGAGGGACGGGGAGGGCTAGACGCCGCCGCGCTGGACGACCTGCGGCACCTGCTGAAGCAAGCCGAGTTGCTGGCGAAGAAATACGACGCAGTGGTGGCGAATCCGCCGTATATGGCAAACAACAAGTTTGAGCCGCCGCTCAAGTCGTTCGTTGAAAAGAAATATCCAGAAGTCAAAAGCGACCTATTTTCCGTGTTTATCGCTAGAGATTTGGAACTCACCAAAGAGTCGGGGCAACTGGGTTTCATGACTCCGTTCGTCTGGATGTTCATTTCCAGTTACGAAGGACTGCGGAAAATGATTATTCGCAAGCACACGATAAGCAGTCTGGTGCAACTTGAATATTCTGGATTTGATGGCGCAACTGTTCCGATTTGTACTTTCACGCTTAAAAAAGCGCATGACAACGAGTATCCAGCACAATTTATCCGCTTGAGCGATTTCAGAGGCGCAGAAAATCAAGGGCCAAAAGTGTTGGAAGCTGTACAGAATCCAGAAGTCAACTACCGTTACACCCGCCGAAGCCAGAGCGAATTTGAGAACATACCTGAAGCAATCTTAGCTTACTGGGCAAGCGAGAAAATATTTGAGGCATTCAGGAATCTTCCCCCTCTATCATCCGTTGGTAAATTCACTAAAGGCTCTGATACAGGAGATGGGGACAGATTTATTAGGTTTTGGCATGAAGTCGGTATGTACAAAACCAGTATTAAGTCAAACAGCGCGGGCGCAAAATGGTATCCCTTGAACAAAGGCGGGTCATATAGAAAGTGGTTTGGAAATAATGAATCTATAATCAACTGGGGAAAAGACGGTCAGGAAATAAGGAAATTTGAGAAATCAAACATTCGTTCTTATGTTCATTACTTTGAAGAGTGTTTGACTTGGACTAAAATTAGCTCAAGCTTTCTTGGAGTTAGATTTTCTCCAGCGGGATTTATTGCTAATGACGCCGGACCTTCCGTTTTTGGCAGTTATTCAAAGCCTTTAATTCTGTCTTTACTTTGCTCAAAGTTAGCATCTGAGTTTACAAGTCTAATAAGCGCAACAATGAACTACACTTCTGGTGTTTTGGAGAAAATACCTTACTCAAGTAGTGTTGATAGAGATGCTGTCATAACCATATCTGAGCGAGCTATTTCTCTCTCAAAAACCGACTGGGACAACTTTGAAACCTCTTGGGACTTCCAAACCCACCCACTCCTGCGTCACTCCACCCCATCCCTCCCCGAGGCGTTCGCCCGCTGGGAGGCCCAGTCGGAGGCGGCCTTCCGCGAACTGCAACGGCTGGAAGAGGAAAACAACCGCTACTGGATAGAGGCGTATGGCCTGGGCGATGAGCTGACGCCCGAAGTGCCCGACGACCAGATTACGATTCGCCGCGCCGACCTGGGCCGCGACGTGCGCTCGCTGCTGTCGTATGCGGTGGGCTGCATGATGGGCCGCTACTCGCTGGACGAACCGGGCCTGATTCATGCGGGGCAACCGTTCGACGCGGGACGGCACACGACGTTTGCGGCGGACAGGGACGGGATTTTGCCCGTGACCACGGACGCTTACTTCGACGACGACGTGACGGCCCGCTTCCGCGAGTTCCTGCGCGTGGCGTTCGGGCCAGAGACGCTGGACGCGAACATGGACTGGGTGGCGGCATCGCTGGGCGGGCAAAAGGCAGGGGAGACGGCAGAGGAACGCATCCGGCGGTATTTCGCTGCCGAGTTCATGTCCGACCACATCCAGACCTACAAGAAGCGCCCGATTTACTGGCTGTTCACGTCGGGCAAAAAGCGGGGGTTCGGGGCGCTGGTGTACCTGCACAGGTACGACGCCGACACGCTGGCGCGGCTGCGAACCGATTACCTCTTGCCGCTGCAAGGGCGACTGGAAGCGCGGCGCGGGCGACTGGTGGCCGACCGGGACGCGGCGGGCAGCACGGCGGCCAGGCGGCAGGCGGAGAAGGCTTTGGCGGCGCTGGATGAGCAGGTGGCCGAAGTCCACAAGTACGACACGACCCTGCAACACGCGGCGAACCTGCGCCCAGTCCTCGATTTGGATGACGGCGTGGCCTACAACTACTGGCTGATGAGCGCGGCGGGCCTGAGTTACCTGACAGGGCGGGCAGGCGGGGCCGGGGTGACTGGCCTGCAAGACCTCGTCTATGCTGGAACCGACCTTAAACTCGCGGATCTGGAGAAAAAGAGCCAGTGGAAACGCGATCTGCTGGCACAGGAGGGGGGCGTATGA